The following nucleotide sequence is from Alteromonas sp. V450.
ATGGCCCATGAGTACGAAATACTGCCCTTTATAGCTTAAGGTTTGCTCTATTGCTAATACGTCTTGCGGGCTTTCAACTATGCACAACAAGCCACTCGCCTCTCGCTCAGGATGACGACAGATGTCACACAACTCATCTTCGGTAAACGTTCGGCAGCGCTTGCAATGATGAATATGTTCCATTGCGTTGTGTAACACATTACTTAAATCAATCGCTCCAGTGCGATTGCGCTCTAGTAGATGAAACGCCATGCGCTGAGCGCTCTTATTTCCTACACCTGGAAGACATGTGAGCGCTTGAATTAATTCTGAAAGTAACGGACTGAATTTCATAAATTTACTGCTTTAAAGGCTGTTCGTTTTGTTTTTCACTTTGGCGATATTTAATCACGTTCCGCTTCGCTTGGTCGAGCTTAACTTCGTAAATATTTCCACCTACCAACCCCTTGTACTCTTCATCGGTGAAAACAAGGGTATTATTATCATAAAACGTTACGGCTTCTTTTTGCGTAACTACGCCTAGGTCAATGCGCGACACGTCGCCGCTAAAAAAGTTGTCAGATTCAAAGTTTTCAAACAACCAAAGACTAGTTGAATCAAGAAGCACCAGCTTTTTTCTATCCGGGCTAAGTGCAGCTGACGTTATCCAACACAGTTTTTCGAGGGTTCTACAAGTTTTGAACTCGCCGATTAACTGCGCGTCAAAATTAGCAGCGTGATCGCCCACCTTATAGAGTTTAGTAATACCGTCAAATGGTTGGGTACGATTTTTGGTGAACAGGTAGAGATGCCTGTTGAACTCCACAAATGCTTCTAAGTCGAAATTTTTTTCATGAGGCTTTACTTTACCTTTCCTCATTTGTGGATAGGTAAACTTAATAATTTCCGCCTCGGTAGTATCGGTTTTAATATCAATCGGATTTTCAATTTTATAAATTGTTAACCATCGACGATTATTGTCATTATTACCAAAGTCACCCAAAAAGAAATGACCAAATTTATTTTGCGTCATATCTTCCCAGTCGACATTTTTTGCA
It contains:
- the recR gene encoding recombination mediator RecR → MKFSPLLSELIQALTCLPGVGNKSAQRMAFHLLERNRTGAIDLSNVLHNAMEHIHHCKRCRTFTEDELCDICRHPEREASGLLCIVESPQDVLAIEQTLSYKGQYFVLMGHLSPIDGVGPEEIGLTELEARLGKGGVTEVILATNPTVEGEATAHYIAQLCGNHNVEASRIAHGVPVGGELEYIDGNTLTHAFSGRRKL